GATGGTCATCGTCCCCCTCCCGTGGCACTACGACCCATACTACCCCTACGGGTCGATTCCTCTTGGCTGTTTCAGGGGGGAGGGATGGCCGAAAGAAATTAACCAGCGGGCCTGACAGATACTGGCATGCTCCCGGGTGCCCTCTTCGCCGCGCCAGTGACGATTCTCGGCGGCTGTGCCGTGGCGATGGTCGCACTCGGGGCCCTCGCCTTCCGGCGCCGGGACGCCCCGGGAACGGCCGCCTTCGGCGCCCTCACGCTCGCTATCGCCTTCTACACCGCGACGTACGCCGTCGCCCTCTCGACGCCGGTGACGGCCCCGACCGCCCGCGTGTTCTGGGAGCGCGTCATGTGGTTCGGTATCGCGGTCATCCCCGTCACATGGTTCGTCTTCGCGGTCGAGTACACCGGGCACGAACGGTGGCTGGACCGGCGCCTCCTCGCGGTGGTCTGCATCGTCCCGGTCGCGGGCCTCCTCGTCCTCTGGGTGGACCCGGTCCCGACGCTCTGGCGCAGCTACGACGTCGTCAGCCGGAACGGCCTCACACTCGTCGACCAGGAGTACACGCCACTGTTCTGGACGATGTACGTCTACGAACTCGTCCTCATGCTCACCGGCACCGGCCTGCTCGTCCGCCACGGCATCGTCGCCGACGAGGTCTACCGGGACCAGACCGCCGCGTTCGTCGTCGGTGCCGGCGTCCCCGCCGCGGCCAACCTGCTCTCGATATTCGGGTACGCCCCCTACCAGGGGCTCGACCTGACGCCGTACGCCTTCGCGGTCACCGGGCTGGCGTTCGGCGTCGCCATCTTCCGCCACGAGGGCTTCGAGTGGGTCCCGGCCTCGCGCCGGCTCGGCCAGCAGGCGATGGTCGAGAACATGACCGAGGCCGTCGTCCTCGTCGACCACGACGACCGCGTCGTCGACGTGAACCCGGCGGCTCGCGAGCGACTCTTCTCCGGCGGGCGGGACGTGACCGGCGAACAGCTCCGCGACGTGCTCCCCGCCGTCGCCGCCCGCCCCGACGGTGGGACCACCCAGCACCAGACCGAGGTCGACGACCGGGTGTACGAGGTGAAGGCCTCCCCGGTGACCGACCACCGGGACCGGGAACTCGGCCGGGTGCTCGTGCTGACCGACGTGACCGAGCGCCACCGCCGCGACAAGCGCCTGTCGGTGCTCAACCGCGTCCTCCGGCACAACGTCCGCAACGACGTGACCATCGTCGACGGCTACGCCCAGCTCATCGCGGACCAGGCCGGCGACGAGGACCTCTCGGCGGTCGCGAACGACATCCGCGACGTGGCGACGGACATCGTCGGTATCTCCAGGCGGGCGCGGGAGCTCCAGCTCGTCCTCGACGCGGACGGGGAGCGCGTGGGCGACCTCGCCAGCAGGCTGACGACGACCGTCTCGGGGGTCAGGTCCCGGTACCCCGCGGTGGCCATCGACACCGACCTGCCGGCGCGCGCGGTGGTCCCCCGTCCCGGCGTCTGCGAGACGGTCGTCGAGAACCTGCTCGTCAACGCCGCCGAACACAACGAGGGCGAGGACCAGCGCATCTCCCTGACCGCCGAACACGACGGCGAGGACCTGCTCGTCGTCGTCGCCGACGACGGGCCCGGCATCCCGGACTCCGAGCGCGCGCCCCTCTCGAACGAGGCGGAGACGCCACTGGACCACGGGAGCGGGCTCGGGCTGTGGGTCGTCAACTGGGGGACCCAGTCGGTCGGCGGGGACGTGACCTTCGACACCGACGACGACGGGACGGTCGTCACGGTCACCGTCCCCTGCGCCGACGGGTGCGAGGCCCCCGAAAAGTGACCGCGCGGCCCGGAGACGACCTACAGCAGGTGTAGGCGGATGGTGAAGAACTCGCGGAAGGCGTCCGCGAGCGCCTCCTCTGGGTCGCCCGTGGCGTCGACCGCCGCGGTCGCGACCGCCTCGTCGGCGAACTCCCGGACGAGCCGGCGGTCACCGACGACGACGAGCCGGTCCGCGTCGCGGTCGGCGATGGCGGCCCGACAGTCGTCGAGGTGGTTCTCGATCTGTTCGTCGCGGATGCGCTCGAAGCGCGACTGCGAGAAGCCACCCTTCGAGTGCTTGCCCTTCACGTCGCTCTCGAACCCGGAGACGGCGACGCGCTCGTCGCCCTCGTAGGTGCCGAGCGCGAACAGGTCGGCGCGGACGAGCGCCAGCGAGAACCGGCCCGTGGGCTCGAACCACGCGCGGTCGAGCCGGAAGGCGTCGTCCCACTCGCAGAACGCGTCGGGGGCGACGGTGGGCTCGATGGCGGCCTGCACCAGCCCGGCGTCGTCGGCGTAGCAGAGGCAGGGGGCGGCGCGTTCGAGCAGGGCCGCGCGCTGGCCGAGCTGGTCCGCGGCGGGCTCGGGGACGTCGTCGGTCACCATCGCCGAGAGCGCGCCCTCGGGGCCGGCCGCGACGCTCTCGAGCCGGGAGAGGACGGCCGAGAGGCGGTCCCCGCGGAGGTCCTCCTGGCCCCGGTACTCGAGGGCGGCCTCTTCGCCCTCGACCCGGTCGAGTTCGCCCTCCAGCTGGGCGATGCGGTCCTCCAGGCGGTTCACCCGCTCTTCGGCGTCCTGTCTCGCGGTCGCGGCGTCGGCGCGTCGCTCCTGTTCGGCCTCGAGCTGGTTCTGGAGGCTCTCCTTCTCCGCCTCCAGCTCCTCGATGCGCGTCTTCAGTTCGGCGCGGCCGAGCAACTCGTCGAGCATCGAATAGAAGCGGGCGAGCCGGCCACTTCTACGTTCCGGCGCCGGGACCGCCGGGACCGAGCGACCAGCCGGCGCTGGGGCCGCCACCGTCGCCGGGGTCGTCCCCGTCGTCACCGAACAGGTCCTCGCCGTAGCCGGTGAACTGGAGGAGCTGGCTGGCGCGGTCGGCCTTCGCCAGGAAGACCTCCGTGAGGGCGGGCGGGCTGTCGAGGTCGAGCCGGTCGAACAGGCGGCCCGGGACCGCGAGTGTATCCGAGGGGACGCCGTCGTCGCCGTGGACGGCGAGGTGTGCCGTGTCGAGTTTCATCACGAGCGGGCTGTCGAGTCGCGTGATGCCGGACCCGTCGTGGTAGAGTTGTTCGGTGACGCGCTCGTGCTGGTCGCGCGCCATGACTGCACCGTCCTGGTCGGCCGGGGTGACGTAGAGTCGACCGAGATAGTAGCTGCGAGAGAATTCCTCGAACATGCTGTACGCCTGTGTGCATGTCATTGACACTCAAAAGGGTTGTCCAGAGTACTTATATCGACCCACAATTCGACCGTGAAACGGCGTGAAAAACGGTTCTGAACGGATTCGAAACCGACGTGAAGACCCACCTGAACGGTCCGAACGGTGTCCCGACTTTTTAGTGGTGGGTGGTCTATCAGTAGGTGATGCGGAGCATACTCGCCGTGGTGCTCAGTCTCTCGCTCATCACAGGGGCGGTCTCCGTCGCGGCGACGGGGACCGGGCCGGGGATCTCCCTGGCATCGGGTGACGCAGACGGGGACGTGCAGCTACAGGAGAACAACACGACAGCGAACTCGTCGATGGGCTCGCAGATATCGACGTTCATGCAGTCGAGCGCGACAGAGGCCAACGCGTCGGTCGAATCCGGCATGTGGAACGCGGCCTGGAACGGCTCGGCGAACGAATCGAAGGCGAAACTGGTCGACCAGCGCGTGAACTCCATCGACGCGCGGCTGACCGCGCTCGAGAAGAAGAAGGCGCGCCTGAAAGAGCGCAAGGACGAGATGAACCCGGTCGCGTACCGGGCACAGCTCGCGGCCATCACGAGCCAGCTGATGGCGCTCTCGGACGCCATCAACGAGACCGAGACGCGGGCGACCGAGGCCGGCGTGAACACGACCCGGCTCGACGAACTCCGGGCGAACGCCAGTAACCTGACCGGCCCCGAGGTCGCCGAGATGGCGCGCGAACTCGCCGGTGGCGGCCCGCCCGAGGACGTCCCCGGACTGGGCCCGGACAAGGGCAACGACAACGAGACGAACGGCAACGGGAGCGGTAACGGGAACGGCGGCCCGCCGGAGGAGACCCCGGGAAACTCCAACAAGACCGCCACGGGGAACGAGACTGGCGGCAACAACGGTCCGCCGGACGACCCCGGTAACGACGGCGGGAGCGGCGGCGGCAACGGCAACGACGGCGGGAACGGCGGCAACGGCGGCGACAAGGGCGGCGGCAACGCTCCCTCGGTCGTCACGGACCACATCGCGGCACGGCGGTAAGCACAGACATTCTTTTACGCACCCCTCGCCAAGGTTGTGACAGATGGATTCAGCGGCGCTGCTAGACCTGCTCGGGAACGAGAACCGCAGGCGGATACTCCGTCTGCTGGCACGCAAACCGTGTTACGTGACCGAGATCAGCGAGTACCTCGGTGTCAGCCCGAAGGCGGTCATCGAACACCTCCGCAAACTGGAGGACGCGGGGCTCATCGAGAGCCACACCGACGACCAGCGTCGCAAGTACTTCCACATCGCCCGGAACCTCCGCCTGGAGGTGAACGTCTCACCGTACGGGTTCGCCACCAAGAGCGCCTACCCGGCGTCGAAGAGCCTCGACATGACGACGTGTCGCCACCTCAAGCTCGACGTGCAGTACTCCGAGGACGAGCACGAGCCCAAGGACCTCATCGCGGACCTCTCCCGGCTCGAGGAGCTGGAGAACGAACTCTCGATGGCCCAGCGATGGGTCCAGGGCCGGATGACGGACGTGCTCGACCGCATCACGGAGACGGTCGGTGCGGGCTCCGACTCGCGGCTCTACGCGGACATCCTGCTCGCGGTGCGCTCGGAGCCGAAGTCGGTCGTCGAGATCGCGAACTCGGTGGACGCGCCGCCCGCGATGGTCGAGGAGGTGCTGGCGGACCTACAGGAGAACGGTCTGGTGCGGTACACGGGCGAGGGCTGGTCGCTGGGCGACTGACCGCGCGGATTCTCACCAGGACAGGTCGTCCTCGAAGTCGTCCGGGTCGGCGGTGAGCCCGTTCCGGAGGTCGCGGCCGAAGTAGTACCCGACGAGCGCGCCGACCAGCCCGAGGCCCGCGCCGAAGGCGAGCAGCCACTCGCCGCCGGGGAGGAACGCGAACCGGACGTTGCTGAGCAGCGAGGTGCCGAGGCCGACGCCGAGGCCGGCGAGGGCGGTCTCTGCGTAGCGCCGGGTCGAGGTCCCGAGGCCGTAGACGAAGGCCGCGGCGACCATCCCGACGAAGCTCGCGATACCGCCGAGCAGCGGGGTGAACCCCGCGGCGACGAACCCGACGGTCAGGAGGACGCTGACGAGCAGGAACGACTTCGGGTTGAAGTACCGCGTCCAGCCCTCGTCGCCGCTGCCGGCCGACTGCTGGGGCGCGGCGGGCTCGTCGTCGAGGCCGAGGTCGAGGTCCATGTTGGCCTCCTCGGAGCTGGCGCGACGGTCGCGCTTCTGGCGGTCGCGGCCGCCCTCCCCGCCGGCGCCGTCGCTCTCGCCGCCCTCGAGGTTCGAGAGCAGTTCGTCGGTCTCGGCGAGGAGGTCCTCGGTGGACTTCTCCGGGGGTTTCTCGACCGTCTTCTCGTCACCGCGGTCGGACATATCCAGAAGTAGTGCTGGAACTGACAAGAGCCTTTTCGTGGGTCCAGTGACGACTTCACCGACCGTCGATTCGCGCGGGAGTGGCCCAGAAGGATGCCTTTAGGTGCAGGCGTAGCGAAGCGCCTCGCATGAACCCAGGCGACCGCGTCCGTGTCACGCGGGCGGACAGCGAGTACGAGGGCGTCCTGCTCCCCTCCTCGACAGCCGAGCAGCTCGTGGTCAAGCTCGACGGTGGCTACAACGTCGGCATCGACCGCGAGGACAGCGACGTCGAGGTGCTGGAGTCCGACGTCTACCAGATAGAGAGCGCACAGAAGGACGACGGCGACACCTCCACCGTGGAGTTCGACGAGGACCTCCCGACCATCGCGCTCATCTCGACCGGGGGCACCATCGCCTCGACCGTCGACTACCGCACCGGCGCCGTCACGGCCCAGTTCGACGCCGAGGACGTGCTCCGGGCGGTCCCGGACCTCGCGGGCCGGGCGAACTACCGCGGCCGCGTCGTCGCGAACATCCTCTCGGAGAACATGGAGGTCCCCATCTGGCAGGACCTCGCCGAGGCCGTCCACGAGGAGATCGAGAACGGGGCCGACGGCGTCGTCGTCATGCACGGCACCGACACGATGCAGTACTCCGCCTCCGCGCTCTCGTTCATGCTCGACTCGCCGGTCCCCATCGTCTTCACCGGCAGCCAGCGCTCGGCGGACCGCCCCTCCTCGGACAACGTCATGAACGCGGTCTGTGCGGTCGAGGCCGCGAAGGCCGACGCCGCCGAGGTCATGGTCTGCATGCACGGCTCCGAGAGCGACGACTTCTGTGCGCTCCACCGCGGCACCCGCGTCCGCAAGAACCACACCTCCCGGCGTGACGCCTTCGAGACCATCGGCGGCGAACCCCTCGGCATCGTCGACTACGACGCCGAGAGCGTCGAGTTCCACGGCGAGTACGAACCGCGCGGCGAGGCCGACCTCGCCATCCACCCGGACCTCGAGTCCGAGGTCGAACTCGTGAAGTTCACGCCCGGCATGGACCCCGGCTTCTTCGAGGTCTGTGCGGGCAAGGCGGGCGTCATCATCGAGGGGACCGGCCTCGGTCACGTCCACACCGACTTCATCCCGACCATCGAGGAACTGGTCGAGGACGGCACCCACGTCGTCATGACCAGCCAGTGCCTCGAGGGCCGGGTCTGCGACCGCGTATACGACACCGGCCGCGACCTGCTCGACGCCGGCGTCGTCGAGGGCGAGGACATGCTCCCCGCCGTCGCGAAGGTCAAGCTCATGTGGACGCTCGCGAACCGCGACGACGCCGAAGTCGCAAAGACCATGCGCGAACCGCTGGCCGGCGAGATAACCGAGCAGTCCCGCCCCTGGGACGCGTAGATGGCAGGCGAGATGAGCGGGGACGTGACCTACCGGCGCGCGACCCACGACGACTACGACGACGTGGTCGCGTTCACCAGCGACACCTGGGCGGACCGCGACGGGAGCGACTACATCCCGCGGGTCTACCACGACTGGCTGGAAGACGAGGACGAGTACGACCAGCAGTACACCTGCGTCGCCGAGGTCGACGGGACGGTCGTCTCCATCGCCCAGACCGTCCTGCTCTCCGGGCGAGAAGCCTGGTGCCAGGGCATGCGCACCGACCCCGACTACCGGGGCATGAACATCGGCCTGGAGCTCACCCACGAGATGTGGGACTGGGCCCGCGAGCAGGGCGCCACCGTCGCCCGGAACATGGTGTTCTCGTGGAACACGATGGGGCTGGGCCACTCCCGCGGCGTCGGCTTCGGCCCCGCGACCGAGTTCCGCTGGATGCACCCCGACCCGGACCCGGCGGCCGAGGGGCCCCTCGCGACAACCGCCGACCCGAACGTCGCGTGGAACTACTGGACCGACTGCGACGCCCGCGACCACCTCCGCGGCCTCGGCCTCGCCATGGACGAGTCCTGGGCCGTCGTCGAGCTGCGCCCCGAGCTGTTCGAGCGCGCCGCCGAGAACACGATGCTCGCCGCCGTCACGAGCGATTCGGGCGTTCGCGGCGTCACGTACCGGGTGCGGGACTACGAGCGCGAGAACGAGGAAGGCGAGGAGAAGACGTGGGTCGAGTACGGCGTCGCCGGCTGGGACGACCTCGACGCGGCCCGCGAACTGGTCGCGACCATCCAGCGCGATGCCGCCTCGCTCGACGCCGACCACGTCCGCGTCCTCATCCCCGAGACAGTGGCGTACGTGTCGGATGCATCGTTGCTCCGGGCCGGCATCTCGGACGAACCCGACTTCGTGATGGCTGCGGATCTGACGGCCGATTACCGGGAGAAGTTCGGATAGGAGACTGTAGAGATATTGTGGGTTTCGCTACATTCCCAACACCCAACAGATAATTTCACATCATATGTATATTCAAGCCAATGAAAAATCCACCATGGGAAAATATTCTAACTATGGACAGACGCCGCTACCTGATACTCGGAAGCGGGCTGCTCAGCACCATCGCAGGGTGTAGTGAAACCGAAACACCACAGAAGGTTACGAGCTCCAACGGGCAAGCAACCCAGGGAGGAACCGATACGGCTGCCGGTGATACCGACACGGGTGACTCTACAGAACAAGAAACGACGAACGAGGAAACCGGAGGAACTGGCGAATTCATCGTCGGTGAGGAGATTACCGGTAAGCAACTCTCCATGGTCGTTCGATCAAAGACGACGACCAAGGAACTCGACCAATTCCAGGAGGCAGATTCTGGGAACGAATTCGTCGTCGTGGAACTTGCAATCAAGAACACGAGCAGCGACGAGTTCGTGGGATTCAGTGGACTTCTGCAGACTCGTCTCAAAGATTCCGAGGGGTACACCTACCAACAGGCGTTCGCATCGACTGGCCAGAATCTTCGAGGAGGACAGATAGCGCCTGGTGAAGTCGCCCGCGGTGACATGGTGTACGAGGTCCCGACAGACGCAGATGGGCTCACACTGCAGTTCGACTTTTCAGGAATCTCACTCTTCAATCTCGAGCGAGCAATCGTGAACCTCGACTCGGAAGCATCGTCCGTCGCAAATCTGGAACAGAATCTCAAGGTGGAAACATACGCAGTCGGCGACACGGTCGAGTACAAGGGAACCAAAGTGGCGGTCAACGACGTAAGTACGACCGAGAGCCTCGGGGAGTTCACAGAGGCAGATTCCGGGAAGGAGTTCGTCGTCATCGATATCTCGACTACGAACGAGACCGGGGAGAAGCAGACAATCTCGACCATCGTACAGATGCTGTTGAAAGACGGAGAGGGATTCAGTTACCAGGAGGACCTGATGGCCACATCTTCTCTGGACCGGAACTACGAACAGGGAAGTCCCTTGGCCGACGGTGAGACCAGACGGGGACGCCTCGCGTACGAGGTGGAGGCTGGGCTGTCTCCACTGTACTGGATATTCGATTTCTCGCTGTGGACAGAGCAGGACAAAACGTTCTGGAAAATCCGATAACGTCGGTCAGCGAGCCTTCAGCCACCACTCACGGGCGGGAACAGTGCCAACTCGTCCGTCTCGTCCACGGGTTCGGCCAGCCCGTCGCCCTCCATCTGGACGTTCGAGCCGTTCTTGAGGATG
This window of the Haloarchaeobius amylolyticus genome carries:
- a CDS encoding sensor histidine kinase encodes the protein MLPGALFAAPVTILGGCAVAMVALGALAFRRRDAPGTAAFGALTLAIAFYTATYAVALSTPVTAPTARVFWERVMWFGIAVIPVTWFVFAVEYTGHERWLDRRLLAVVCIVPVAGLLVLWVDPVPTLWRSYDVVSRNGLTLVDQEYTPLFWTMYVYELVLMLTGTGLLVRHGIVADEVYRDQTAAFVVGAGVPAAANLLSIFGYAPYQGLDLTPYAFAVTGLAFGVAIFRHEGFEWVPASRRLGQQAMVENMTEAVVLVDHDDRVVDVNPAARERLFSGGRDVTGEQLRDVLPAVAARPDGGTTQHQTEVDDRVYEVKASPVTDHRDRELGRVLVLTDVTERHRRDKRLSVLNRVLRHNVRNDVTIVDGYAQLIADQAGDEDLSAVANDIRDVATDIVGISRRARELQLVLDADGERVGDLASRLTTTVSGVRSRYPAVAIDTDLPARAVVPRPGVCETVVENLLVNAAEHNEGEDQRISLTAEHDGEDLLVVVADDGPGIPDSERAPLSNEAETPLDHGSGLGLWVVNWGTQSVGGDVTFDTDDDGTVVTVTVPCADGCEAPEK
- a CDS encoding metalloregulator ArsR/SmtB family transcription factor, producing MDSAALLDLLGNENRRRILRLLARKPCYVTEISEYLGVSPKAVIEHLRKLEDAGLIESHTDDQRRKYFHIARNLRLEVNVSPYGFATKSAYPASKSLDMTTCRHLKLDVQYSEDEHEPKDLIADLSRLEELENELSMAQRWVQGRMTDVLDRITETVGAGSDSRLYADILLAVRSEPKSVVEIANSVDAPPAMVEEVLADLQENGLVRYTGEGWSLGD
- a CDS encoding DUF5802 family protein; this translates as MFEEFSRSYYLGRLYVTPADQDGAVMARDQHERVTEQLYHDGSGITRLDSPLVMKLDTAHLAVHGDDGVPSDTLAVPGRLFDRLDLDSPPALTEVFLAKADRASQLLQFTGYGEDLFGDDGDDPGDGGGPSAGWSLGPGGPGAGT
- a CDS encoding Vms1/Ankzf1 family peptidyl-tRNA hydrolase codes for the protein MLDELLGRAELKTRIEELEAEKESLQNQLEAEQERRADAATARQDAEERVNRLEDRIAQLEGELDRVEGEEAALEYRGQEDLRGDRLSAVLSRLESVAAGPEGALSAMVTDDVPEPAADQLGQRAALLERAAPCLCYADDAGLVQAAIEPTVAPDAFCEWDDAFRLDRAWFEPTGRFSLALVRADLFALGTYEGDERVAVSGFESDVKGKHSKGGFSQSRFERIRDEQIENHLDDCRAAIADRDADRLVVVGDRRLVREFADEAVATAAVDATGDPEEALADAFREFFTIRLHLL
- the gatD gene encoding Glu-tRNA(Gln) amidotransferase subunit GatD → MNPGDRVRVTRADSEYEGVLLPSSTAEQLVVKLDGGYNVGIDREDSDVEVLESDVYQIESAQKDDGDTSTVEFDEDLPTIALISTGGTIASTVDYRTGAVTAQFDAEDVLRAVPDLAGRANYRGRVVANILSENMEVPIWQDLAEAVHEEIENGADGVVVMHGTDTMQYSASALSFMLDSPVPIVFTGSQRSADRPSSDNVMNAVCAVEAAKADAAEVMVCMHGSESDDFCALHRGTRVRKNHTSRRDAFETIGGEPLGIVDYDAESVEFHGEYEPRGEADLAIHPDLESEVELVKFTPGMDPGFFEVCAGKAGVIIEGTGLGHVHTDFIPTIEELVEDGTHVVMTSQCLEGRVCDRVYDTGRDLLDAGVVEGEDMLPAVAKVKLMWTLANRDDAEVAKTMREPLAGEITEQSRPWDA
- a CDS encoding GNAT family N-acetyltransferase, giving the protein MAGEMSGDVTYRRATHDDYDDVVAFTSDTWADRDGSDYIPRVYHDWLEDEDEYDQQYTCVAEVDGTVVSIAQTVLLSGREAWCQGMRTDPDYRGMNIGLELTHEMWDWAREQGATVARNMVFSWNTMGLGHSRGVGFGPATEFRWMHPDPDPAAEGPLATTADPNVAWNYWTDCDARDHLRGLGLAMDESWAVVELRPELFERAAENTMLAAVTSDSGVRGVTYRVRDYERENEEGEEKTWVEYGVAGWDDLDAARELVATIQRDAASLDADHVRVLIPETVAYVSDASLLRAGISDEPDFVMAADLTADYREKFG
- a CDS encoding DUF4352 domain-containing protein yields the protein MDRRRYLILGSGLLSTIAGCSETETPQKVTSSNGQATQGGTDTAAGDTDTGDSTEQETTNEETGGTGEFIVGEEITGKQLSMVVRSKTTTKELDQFQEADSGNEFVVVELAIKNTSSDEFVGFSGLLQTRLKDSEGYTYQQAFASTGQNLRGGQIAPGEVARGDMVYEVPTDADGLTLQFDFSGISLFNLERAIVNLDSEASSVANLEQNLKVETYAVGDTVEYKGTKVAVNDVSTTESLGEFTEADSGKEFVVIDISTTNETGEKQTISTIVQMLLKDGEGFSYQEDLMATSSLDRNYEQGSPLADGETRRGRLAYEVEAGLSPLYWIFDFSLWTEQDKTFWKIR